The DNA region AGACAATTATCATGATAATAAAGCCAATTACCAGGCCGATAAGAGGTGCAAGGGGAATGAATTGAACAGTTTTCCAGATATTTCCCCAGCGGATAATATCCAATCCCTTATAGGCAAGGCCGGCCCCGGCAACCCCGCCGATCAGCGCATGCGAGGAACTGGTCGGCAAGCCCAGCCGCCAGGTGATCAGATCCCAGACGATAGCTCCGAGCAGACCCGCCAGCACCACATAAACATAAACCGTGTCGTGGCCGTCTATCTTGATAATTTTGGCAATTGTGTCGGCCACGCGAGGCGCAAATATGAACATGGCGACAAAATTGAAAAAGGCGGCCCACCAGACAGCCACTCTGGGACTCAGCACCCGGGTAGAAACCACCGTGGCGATTGAATTGGCGGCATCATGGAAGCCATTGATGACATCAAAGATAAGGGCGACCGCAACCGTCCCGATGACGACAAACATTATTGGGGTCATGATCAGGAGGCCTCGATCACAATGCCTTCGATAATATTGGCTACATCCTCACAGCGGTCAGTGGCTGTCTCGAGACGTTCAAAGATATCTTTCCATTTTATCACCAGGACCCCATCGGTCTCTTCTTTGAAAAGCCTCGCCAGTGCCGTGCGCAAAACCTGGTCACCGGCATTTTCGGCCTCATAAATGGCGCGGCAGCACTTTTCAATGGCCTTTGCCCCCTTCTTCATATCGCGCAGATTGCCGATAGCAACATCAATCTCCGTAGTGGCTTTAATCAGCACTTCCGTGAAATTCTTCATTTCAGGACGCAGGTCTGTCAATTCATAGAGCATCATGCGCGAGGCGGTCGAGTCGATAGAGTCGATTATATCATCCAGACGTTTCATCAGGTGGAGAATTTCCGATCGGTCGATGGGCGTAATAAAAGTTCGATGAAGAGCATCGATGCATTTATGGGTGATATCATCCGCCTTGTGCTCGAGATCCTTAATGCGGCCGGCACGACTGGCCAGCTCCATGGGATTCAGGGCAATGGCATGCAATTCCCGACATGCCTCAATTGACAATTTGCTGTGATGTTCGAAGAAATCGAAAAAACCGGTTTCCTTCGGCAGTAATCTTTTAAACATAAATGCTCCGAATATTCATTTCTGAGGACTCGCGAATTGATGGGTGGGGATAGTTTCTCATAAGCGGTCTGGAAATTAATGAAATCTCGACCGAATGTCAAAGGCATTGCGAAGTATATGGAGGCAAAGACGGAAGGGCTTACCCGCCGATACCACGCATTTTTGAGCCCTTCGGCGGAGTTAGCCACCTGGCCGAAGATTGATGGAACTTAGCCCATATTAAAGTGTTTAAATGCCTATGTCATCAAAGAAATTAGTTCACCTGATCCTGATATTATCAATCCTGGGGCTATCGGGGTTTCTCATCAATGGCTGTTCCAAGGGGAACGGAAGCCAGCCCGCCCGAGGTGGCGGTGGCGGGAAAAATATCGTGCCAGTGGAAGCTTTGGTTGTCAAACCTCAACTTCTCCGCAACACAATATCCACGACCGGAACGCTGTTGGCTAACGAGGAGGTCGAATTGCGGTCGGAAATTTCCGGCCGTGTTACCGGGGTCTTTTTCGCGGAAGGAAAAAGGGTCAGAAAAGGGGAACCGCTTCTGAAAATTAATGACCGCGAATTGATAGCCCAGCTCAAGCGGAAAGAGGTCGAGGAAAAGCAGGCCTCGGTTGAAGAAGGCCGTCAGAAAAGACTCTTTGATATCAAAGTTAT from Candidatus Zixiibacteriota bacterium includes:
- a CDS encoding DUF47 family protein, with the translated sequence MFKRLLPKETGFFDFFEHHSKLSIEACRELHAIALNPMELASRAGRIKDLEHKADDITHKCIDALHRTFITPIDRSEILHLMKRLDDIIDSIDSTASRMMLYELTDLRPEMKNFTEVLIKATTEIDVAIGNLRDMKKGAKAIEKCCRAIYEAENAGDQVLRTALARLFKEETDGVLVIKWKDIFERLETATDRCEDVANIIEGIVIEAS